The Desulfitobacterium chlororespirans DSM 11544 genome contains a region encoding:
- a CDS encoding DUF4180 domain-containing protein has protein sequence MSIEHAILGILSWQPSTGYELKKIFEESSFMYWSGNNNQIYKALIKMQDEALLTSEVIHQESSPSKKIYTITDEGLKKLKAWVLCSPEAPEFKKNFLVQFAWSDILNYQEINECLSRYENELKLHLALQQEKARRSLHSPNRTSRESLIWEMISENIISTYSHELNWVQETCRKLHEHQLIEEKEKMNYQIREIENKKYIELISIVNRLNTENDTLDLISLCWEHELNRLMLHYTTLSENFFDLKTGVAGGIIQKFSNYGIKIALIVPQETMQKGRFREMAAETNKGNHFRMYESKEEAETWLLE, from the coding sequence ATGTCAATCGAACATGCTATACTAGGTATTTTGAGCTGGCAGCCATCTACAGGATATGAACTAAAAAAGATTTTTGAGGAATCCTCCTTCATGTATTGGTCCGGCAATAATAATCAAATTTACAAAGCACTTATCAAAATGCAAGATGAAGCGCTCCTTACCAGTGAAGTGATCCATCAGGAAAGCTCTCCTTCAAAAAAAATATATACCATAACAGACGAAGGGCTGAAAAAACTCAAAGCATGGGTATTGTGTTCACCTGAAGCACCTGAATTCAAAAAAAATTTTTTAGTGCAGTTTGCCTGGTCGGACATCTTAAATTATCAGGAAATAAATGAATGTCTCTCACGCTATGAAAATGAACTCAAACTACACTTAGCTCTGCAGCAGGAGAAAGCCAGACGTTCTCTCCACTCACCTAATCGAACCTCCAGAGAAAGTTTAATTTGGGAGATGATTTCGGAGAATATCATTTCAACTTATAGTCACGAATTAAATTGGGTTCAAGAAACTTGCCGGAAATTGCATGAACATCAACTTATTGAGGAGAAAGAGAAAATGAATTATCAAATTAGAGAAATAGAGAACAAGAAATATATTGAATTGATTTCTATTGTGAACCGATTAAATACAGAGAACGATACCCTTGACCTCATCTCTTTATGTTGGGAGCATGAGTTGAACCGGCTTATGCTCCACTATACAACCTTATCTGAAAACTTCTTCGATCTTAAAACCGGAGTTGCAGGCGGTATCATTCAAAAGTTCAGTAACTATGGCATAAAAATCGCCCTTATTGTTCCCCAAGAGACCATGCAGAAGGGCCGATTTAGAGAGATGGCTGCAGAAACCAATAAAGGTAATCACTTTAGAATGTATGAGAGTAAAGAAGAAGCCGAAACATGGCTTCTGGAATAG
- the glmS gene encoding glutamine--fructose-6-phosphate transaminase (isomerizing), translated as MCGIVGYIGKRPAIPVLLDGLKKLEYRGYDSAGVAVLEQDAITTCKAVGKLAVLEDKLGTDFSQTCIGIGHTRWATHGRPSDLNAHPHLDTEAKFAVVHNGIIENYIELKEWLVEQGHTFVSETDTEVLPHLVEYFYKEDLVTTVREVLNKLKGSFAILVMSRQDPDILVAARKDSPMVVGLGEEEFFVASDIPAILNYTRKTYIIEDGEMVILTKDGVEVTDFEGKEKEKQLYEVKWDAVAAEKAGYDHFMLKEIYEQPRALRDTLISRLEDDRVVLNEVDLTAEQLRSFRKIFIVACGTAWHAGLVGKTLIERWVRLPVEVDIASEFRYRAPLVDEHTLVVVISQSGETADTLAALREAKRNGARIVAITNVVGSSVAREAHDVIYTWAGPEIAVASTKAYTTQLEGMALLGLYLAQTRGTLATEKIREVIAALRRLPAQAQEVLDESEHIKDLAQSFVEIEDAFFIGRGLDWNVAMEGALKLKEISYIHAEAYAAGELKHGTLALITDKTPVIALATQIDVYEKTLSNIIEVRARDARVIGITFKGNKDLDKLVDRVIYLPETIAELAPILTVIPMQLLAYYVSVARGCDVDKPRNLAKSVTVE; from the coding sequence ATGTGTGGTATCGTTGGATATATTGGTAAACGCCCGGCTATTCCCGTTTTATTGGATGGATTAAAGAAGCTTGAATATCGCGGGTATGATTCAGCAGGAGTAGCAGTCCTTGAGCAGGATGCCATTACGACCTGCAAGGCTGTAGGCAAATTAGCTGTTCTGGAAGATAAGCTGGGAACAGATTTTTCTCAGACCTGTATCGGTATCGGACATACCCGATGGGCGACCCATGGCCGCCCCTCCGATCTCAATGCGCATCCCCATTTGGATACTGAAGCGAAATTTGCCGTAGTCCATAATGGGATCATTGAGAACTATATCGAGTTGAAGGAATGGCTGGTCGAACAAGGTCATACCTTCGTTTCAGAAACAGATACAGAGGTGTTGCCCCATTTAGTGGAGTATTTTTATAAGGAAGACTTAGTCACAACAGTACGTGAAGTGCTCAACAAGCTCAAAGGTTCCTTCGCTATTCTGGTGATGAGCCGTCAGGATCCGGATATTCTTGTGGCTGCCCGTAAAGATAGTCCCATGGTTGTGGGATTAGGAGAAGAGGAATTCTTTGTAGCCAGTGATATTCCTGCTATCCTCAACTATACCCGCAAAACCTATATCATTGAAGATGGAGAGATGGTTATTCTCACTAAAGATGGGGTAGAGGTTACAGATTTTGAAGGAAAAGAAAAGGAAAAGCAGCTTTATGAAGTGAAATGGGATGCCGTAGCGGCTGAAAAGGCCGGCTATGATCATTTCATGCTTAAAGAAATTTACGAACAGCCTCGCGCCCTTCGGGATACTTTAATCAGCCGCTTAGAAGACGACAGGGTCGTTCTTAATGAAGTGGATCTGACTGCGGAACAACTGAGAAGTTTCAGGAAAATCTTTATCGTGGCTTGTGGCACAGCTTGGCATGCAGGCTTAGTAGGCAAAACTCTTATTGAACGCTGGGTTCGTCTCCCGGTAGAAGTGGATATCGCTTCAGAATTCCGCTATCGTGCTCCCCTGGTAGATGAGCATACTTTAGTTGTTGTTATCAGCCAATCTGGTGAAACTGCCGATACTTTGGCAGCCCTCCGGGAGGCCAAGAGAAACGGTGCCCGCATAGTTGCCATTACTAATGTAGTGGGAAGTTCTGTAGCCCGTGAAGCCCATGATGTAATCTACACCTGGGCCGGTCCGGAAATCGCCGTAGCCTCCACAAAAGCCTATACTACTCAATTGGAAGGGATGGCCCTTCTAGGACTTTATTTGGCTCAAACCCGCGGTACCCTGGCAACCGAAAAGATCCGGGAGGTAATCGCTGCCCTGCGCAGGCTTCCTGCTCAAGCCCAGGAGGTCCTCGACGAGTCTGAGCATATTAAAGATTTAGCTCAGTCCTTTGTTGAAATAGAAGATGCTTTCTTCATCGGCCGCGGCCTGGATTGGAATGTGGCTATGGAAGGTGCTCTAAAGCTCAAAGAAATCTCATATATTCATGCGGAAGCCTATGCTGCCGGAGAGCTCAAGCATGGCACTCTGGCTTTAATCACCGACAAGACCCCTGTCATTGCCTTGGCTACTCAAATAGATGTCTACGAAAAGACCCTATCTAATATTATTGAGGTCAGAGCCCGCGATGCCCGAGTCATCGGTATCACCTTCAAAGGCAATAAGGACCTGGACAAGTTAGTGGACCGTGTAATCTACCTGCCCGAAACCATAGCCGAACTGGCTCCAATTCTCACTGTAATTCCAATGCAGCTCCTGGCTTATTATGTTTCCGTGGCCAGAGGCTGCGACGTGGATAAACCGAGGAATCTGGCGAAAAGTGTAACAGTCGAATAA
- the glmM gene encoding phosphoglucosamine mutase: MGKLFGTDGVRGVANKELTPDLAFRLGQAGAYVLSKEHPHPRIVIGKDTRISGDMLEAALIAGICSVGADVLRVGVLPTPGIAYLTRTLKASAGVVISASHNPVQDNGIKFFSSTGYKLPDAVEEEIEDLVHSHEKPWAIPVGGEVGRVIEIHDAQRRYMDFLKGTVGSLAGIKVVYDGSNGAASQVGPQVLRELGVEVIPLSVTPDGININAGCGSTHPEVLQQAVIEHKADLGLANDGDADRLIAVDENGEIVDGDFIMVICALELKAKGQLMENSVVVTVMSNLGLHIALKEAGIRVYETQVGDRYVMEELLKTGARLGGEQSGHIIFLDHNTTGDGLLTALQLLAVLKEQGKPISKLAAKMQRLPQVLINVRVKDKKKAMENPYVFQKVEEVKRFLGERGRVLVRSSGTESLVRVMVEGQDHEQLMGLAQSVVDIIKREEL; encoded by the coding sequence TTGGGTAAATTGTTTGGAACGGATGGGGTACGGGGTGTGGCCAATAAGGAGTTGACACCTGATTTAGCCTTTCGTTTAGGTCAAGCCGGTGCCTATGTGTTGAGCAAGGAACACCCCCATCCACGCATTGTAATCGGCAAAGATACCCGGATCTCCGGGGATATGTTGGAAGCGGCTTTAATTGCCGGGATATGCTCTGTAGGAGCTGATGTATTAAGAGTAGGAGTTTTACCCACTCCAGGGATTGCCTACTTAACACGTACCTTAAAAGCCAGTGCTGGAGTCGTCATCTCAGCATCTCATAACCCGGTTCAAGATAATGGAATAAAGTTTTTTTCCTCTACAGGTTACAAGCTGCCTGATGCGGTAGAGGAAGAGATTGAAGATCTTGTCCATAGTCATGAAAAACCCTGGGCAATCCCCGTTGGTGGTGAAGTTGGGCGGGTGATAGAGATTCATGATGCTCAGCGCCGGTATATGGATTTTTTGAAAGGGACGGTGGGCTCCCTTGCCGGAATTAAGGTGGTTTATGATGGCTCCAATGGTGCCGCATCTCAGGTGGGACCCCAAGTTCTTCGGGAGCTGGGAGTGGAGGTGATCCCTCTATCTGTTACTCCTGATGGAATCAATATCAATGCAGGTTGCGGTTCCACCCACCCGGAGGTACTTCAACAAGCTGTAATCGAGCATAAGGCCGATTTGGGGTTGGCGAATGACGGTGATGCGGATCGTTTAATAGCTGTAGATGAAAACGGAGAAATCGTCGATGGGGATTTCATTATGGTTATCTGCGCTTTAGAACTTAAAGCCAAAGGGCAGTTGATGGAAAATTCTGTTGTAGTCACTGTCATGAGTAATCTGGGTTTGCATATCGCTTTAAAAGAAGCTGGAATTAGAGTTTATGAAACTCAGGTAGGCGATCGTTATGTCATGGAAGAGCTCCTCAAAACAGGGGCGAGGCTAGGTGGGGAACAATCCGGGCATATTATCTTCCTGGATCATAACACCACCGGGGATGGCTTGCTTACGGCTTTGCAGCTCTTAGCAGTGCTTAAAGAGCAAGGAAAACCTATTTCGAAGTTGGCGGCCAAAATGCAGCGTCTACCTCAGGTGCTGATTAATGTCCGAGTTAAGGATAAGAAGAAAGCTATGGAAAACCCTTATGTCTTTCAAAAGGTGGAGGAAGTAAAGCGTTTCCTGGGAGAGCGGGGACGGGTCCTCGTACGCTCTTCAGGAACTGAGTCCTTGGTTCGTGTTATGGTAGAAGGTCAGGATCATGAGCAACTCATGGGTCTGGCTCAATCCGTAGTGGATATTATTAAGCGGGAAGAACTTTAG
- a CDS encoding NAD(P)/FAD-dependent oxidoreductase, whose protein sequence is MNLIWTNLRVPVEEDERQLPLMIARKLKVSQQSISNLRILRRSVDARKKPQLLFSYTLGFSLDIPYKEVNRVLHRVADLKPEPQIMAKPLMKPEKNLKHRPIVVGAGPAGYFAALTLAKGGYAPLVLEQGDDVETRSLKVENFWRTGQLDTESNVQFGEGGAGTFSDGKLTTRIADPRITEVLETFVEQGAPPEIRFLAKAHIGTDILKIVTQRLREKIQSLGGEVRFRAKLTGLRHQNEKIIGVEVNHQEVISAEAVILAIGHSARETYRLLLAQGIHLEQKAFAVGLRIEHPQKLINISQYGVEFHSKLGPADYQLTYQDTTTGRGAYAFCMCPGGKVVAAASDVERLVTNGMSEYRRDTEIANSALVVTVGKDDFQGKHPLAGVEFQEHWEHQAFLAGGRDYKAPAQSVRDFLAKRVSRDFLLPSSYTPGIRPVELHGVLPQAVGDVLDRALFFFDRKIQGFAGEMGTLTGIETRTSAPVRITRDKAGEALHIQGLFPAGEGAGYAGGIMSAAVDGIRSAERIMAQYNPAD, encoded by the coding sequence TTGAACCTCATATGGACAAATTTGCGGGTGCCAGTAGAAGAGGATGAGCGACAGCTTCCTCTGATGATAGCCCGTAAGCTTAAAGTTTCCCAGCAGAGCATCTCCAACCTGCGTATTTTGCGCCGTTCAGTGGATGCCCGCAAGAAGCCTCAATTACTTTTTTCCTATACCCTCGGATTTTCTCTGGATATTCCGTATAAAGAAGTGAATCGTGTTTTGCATCGAGTAGCTGATCTCAAGCCTGAACCCCAGATTATGGCAAAGCCTTTGATGAAGCCCGAGAAAAACTTAAAGCATCGTCCTATCGTGGTTGGAGCTGGACCAGCAGGGTATTTTGCTGCTCTGACTTTAGCCAAAGGCGGCTATGCGCCACTGGTTCTTGAGCAGGGGGATGATGTGGAGACCCGGAGCTTAAAGGTGGAGAATTTTTGGAGAACAGGTCAGCTGGATACTGAGAGTAATGTTCAATTTGGAGAAGGGGGAGCAGGAACCTTCTCTGATGGAAAGCTAACCACCCGCATTGCGGATCCTCGCATTACGGAAGTATTGGAGACCTTTGTAGAACAAGGGGCTCCTCCAGAAATTCGTTTTCTGGCTAAGGCTCATATTGGAACTGATATCTTAAAAATTGTAACCCAGAGGCTTCGGGAAAAAATCCAATCCCTGGGTGGAGAGGTGCGTTTTCGCGCTAAACTCACAGGTTTACGTCATCAAAACGAGAAGATTATCGGCGTTGAAGTGAATCACCAGGAAGTCATTTCAGCAGAGGCAGTGATCCTGGCTATCGGGCACAGTGCCCGGGAAACCTATCGCCTATTGCTGGCACAAGGAATTCATCTGGAACAGAAGGCATTTGCCGTTGGACTTCGGATCGAGCATCCCCAGAAGCTCATTAACATCAGCCAATATGGAGTGGAGTTCCATTCCAAACTAGGCCCTGCCGATTATCAGCTGACATATCAGGACACAACAACCGGGCGAGGGGCCTATGCGTTTTGCATGTGTCCCGGCGGCAAAGTGGTGGCAGCCGCTTCAGACGTAGAGCGGTTGGTAACCAATGGCATGAGCGAATATCGGCGGGATACAGAAATAGCTAACAGTGCCCTGGTAGTAACTGTAGGAAAAGATGATTTTCAAGGGAAGCATCCTTTAGCCGGAGTTGAGTTTCAAGAGCATTGGGAGCATCAGGCGTTCTTAGCTGGTGGTCGTGACTATAAAGCTCCGGCCCAAAGTGTTCGGGACTTCTTAGCAAAGAGGGTTTCAAGAGACTTTCTCTTGCCTTCCAGTTATACCCCGGGCATCCGTCCTGTTGAACTCCACGGGGTTTTACCACAAGCCGTGGGTGATGTGTTGGATAGAGCCCTGTTTTTCTTTGACCGAAAAATTCAAGGTTTTGCCGGCGAAATGGGGACCCTGACAGGAATTGAAACCCGAACCAGTGCTCCAGTGCGTATCACCCGGGATAAAGCAGGAGAAGCCTTGCATATCCAAGGGCTTTTTCCCGCCGGTGAAGGGGCAGGTTACGCCGGTGGGATCATGAGTGCCGCCGTAGATGGAATCCGCAGCGCCGAGCGAATCATGGCTCAGTATAATCCTGCAGATTGA
- a CDS encoding CdaR family protein encodes MKEMLQRNLGYKTISLVLAILFWLWVTSQGNSQTLDRDPTLTLSLITKNTPANSMIMTKLPSVRVKTEGYNPSINVNELFAYVDLSGSEPGEHDYEVKVDPIPNIKIVEISPRVVTLQLDTVEERMLPVTVEVSGAPANGKKVGETIVKPSVVNVRGPSSLLGEVDKVLVELSVAGASETLQVSRPLLFRDKNGLAIFGPDPSVETITSSPTSVDIIVPIVAKELESKMVPLNATTTGTPAEGKEVRSIQVIPSGVQVYGEPEALAQFSALTIGSVNIDGLSETKTYEISSDKVSLPEGLNYGSRTTFSVIVEMGSTIQDKTLYDLPIVLRNLPGDLVLEKPLPEVSVTVRAYPEILNNLTKEQISLWIDATGKAVGEHTVKVYWQLPAGVEMVSIPDVTYTLKAKDDPPKEPDNPGTPGNPGNPGNSSNQPVV; translated from the coding sequence ATGAAAGAGATGTTACAACGGAACTTAGGATATAAAACCATTAGTTTGGTCTTGGCTATTCTTTTTTGGCTTTGGGTAACCAGCCAAGGAAACAGCCAGACCTTGGATCGGGATCCAACGTTAACCCTCTCCTTGATCACTAAGAATACGCCTGCCAATTCAATGATTATGACTAAGCTGCCCTCGGTAAGGGTTAAAACGGAGGGGTATAACCCCAGCATCAATGTCAATGAGCTTTTTGCTTATGTGGATCTCAGCGGCAGCGAGCCTGGTGAACATGACTATGAAGTGAAGGTTGATCCCATTCCTAATATTAAGATCGTCGAGATTTCTCCCCGGGTGGTCACCTTACAACTGGATACAGTAGAAGAAAGAATGCTTCCAGTGACGGTGGAGGTTTCAGGAGCACCTGCTAACGGCAAAAAAGTCGGGGAGACAATCGTTAAGCCCAGTGTGGTCAATGTCAGAGGGCCCAGCAGCCTTTTAGGTGAAGTGGATAAAGTCCTGGTGGAGCTTAGTGTGGCCGGAGCCAGTGAAACTTTACAAGTATCCCGCCCCCTCTTGTTCCGTGACAAAAACGGGTTGGCCATCTTCGGACCTGATCCCAGTGTAGAGACCATTACTTCAAGCCCTACCAGTGTTGATATCATTGTCCCCATTGTGGCAAAAGAGTTGGAAAGTAAAATGGTTCCTCTTAACGCAACAACCACAGGGACACCTGCCGAAGGAAAAGAAGTACGTTCCATTCAGGTAATTCCCAGCGGAGTTCAGGTCTATGGTGAACCCGAAGCTCTTGCACAGTTCAGCGCTTTAACTATTGGTTCTGTGAATATTGACGGACTGTCTGAGACGAAAACTTATGAAATATCTTCGGACAAGGTGAGCTTGCCTGAAGGATTAAACTATGGGTCCAGAACAACTTTCTCAGTCATTGTGGAAATGGGCAGTACCATTCAGGATAAAACCCTCTACGATCTTCCCATTGTGCTTAGGAATCTTCCTGGGGATTTAGTCCTTGAGAAACCGCTTCCTGAAGTCAGTGTGACGGTTAGAGCTTACCCGGAAATTCTCAATAACTTGACAAAAGAGCAGATTTCTCTCTGGATCGATGCGACCGGTAAAGCGGTAGGAGAGCATACTGTTAAGGTTTACTGGCAGCTGCCTGCCGGTGTTGAGATGGTTTCCATCCCGGATGTTACCTATACACTAAAGGCCAAAGATGATCCCCCTAAAGAACCGGATAATCCGGGAACCCCAGGTAACCCGGGAAATCCAGGCAATTCGAGTAACCAGCCGGTAGTGTAA
- the cdaA gene encoding diadenylate cyclase CdaA — protein MSQLLSQLQSSFDWRTILDIAVVAIVLYQLLMLIKGTRAVQLLKGILVLLILSNIAQFLKLSTINWLLDRLWSMFFIALPVVFQPELRRALEQIGRGKFFMRHPQTVGNEAMIQVIDELVRCTQVLSKNRIGALMVMERTTGLQNYVETGIKIDGVVSSEFLLNVFIPNTPLHDGAVIIRSDRVAAAGCFLPLSESNAIQKELGTRHRAAIGLTEVSDSVVIVVSEETGAISVAIDGVLTRFLDEKSLKELLCRELQVDTTIKSYVPFWRS, from the coding sequence GTGAGTCAGTTGCTTTCACAACTACAATCATCTTTTGATTGGCGAACAATACTGGATATTGCGGTCGTGGCCATTGTTCTTTATCAGCTCTTGATGCTGATTAAGGGAACTCGTGCTGTTCAGCTTCTTAAAGGAATCCTTGTGCTGCTTATTTTGTCCAATATTGCTCAGTTTCTGAAATTATCCACTATCAATTGGCTGTTGGATCGACTCTGGTCCATGTTCTTTATCGCCTTGCCGGTTGTTTTTCAACCGGAGTTACGCCGGGCTCTGGAGCAAATCGGCCGTGGTAAGTTCTTCATGCGCCATCCTCAAACTGTGGGCAATGAGGCTATGATTCAGGTGATCGATGAATTGGTGCGATGTACCCAAGTGCTTTCTAAAAACCGGATCGGGGCGCTAATGGTTATGGAGAGGACCACAGGCCTGCAAAACTATGTGGAGACAGGCATTAAAATCGATGGTGTGGTTTCTTCAGAATTCTTACTTAATGTGTTCATTCCTAATACTCCTCTTCATGATGGAGCAGTTATCATTCGCAGCGATCGTGTCGCGGCGGCAGGGTGCTTTTTACCCCTTTCCGAAAGCAATGCTATTCAAAAGGAACTGGGAACACGCCATCGGGCAGCCATAGGGCTCACGGAAGTATCCGATTCGGTAGTTATCGTCGTATCTGAAGAGACAGGAGCTATATCCGTAGCAATCGATGGAGTATTGACACGTTTCCTTGATGAAAAAAGCTTGAAGGAATTATTGTGCCGCGAGCTTCAAGTGGATACCACGATTAAGAGTTATGTACCCTTTTGGAGGTCATGA
- a CDS encoding nucleotide pyrophosphohydrolase: MEIKDWQKQVDDWITQFEEGYWQPSSMMLRLTEEVGELAREVNHRYGEKPKKPDEPEGDLALEMADILFIIISMANSLNIDLEEAFARMMEKYRIRDSNRWTRKEQE; encoded by the coding sequence ATGGAAATCAAAGATTGGCAAAAGCAAGTAGATGACTGGATTACTCAATTCGAGGAAGGATATTGGCAACCCTCATCCATGATGCTCCGTCTAACCGAAGAAGTAGGTGAGCTGGCCCGGGAAGTCAACCATCGTTATGGTGAAAAACCGAAGAAGCCCGATGAACCCGAAGGAGATCTGGCTTTGGAAATGGCCGATATCCTTTTTATTATCATTTCTATGGCGAACTCCCTTAACATCGATTTGGAGGAGGCCTTTGCCCGGATGATGGAAAAGTATCGAATCCGTGACAGCAACCGCTGGACACGAAAAGAACAAGAATAG
- a CDS encoding DUF362 domain-containing protein yields MGSKVVLKYCPEYTSGVEEFLRSGLQELGGMEAFVKPGQKVFLKVNLLMKKRPEEAVTTHPSVVEAVVRLVQEAGGIAIIGDSPGGPYTVGALQGIYARCGLKEVAERTGAGLNFDVGQEVVAHPDGKLVKSLTITKSVWDADVVISLSKLKTHAMMTFTGAVKNLFGVIPGLLKAEYHFKMPEVMQFADLLVDIATWVKPAVSIMDGIVGMEGDGPSAGQPRAVGALLISENPFALDVAATHLIGLKPENVPTIMAARGRGFVSRIEEVSLVGEPRSLWRIQNFAVPKSMSVNFIDRVPLPMGARRFILNQVRPKPLFSHDQCVGCGDCVKNCPPQALRLNDKKRPEIDLEACIRCFCCQELCPHQAVEISKPGLARRLFK; encoded by the coding sequence ATGGGCTCCAAAGTCGTCTTAAAATACTGCCCGGAATACACTTCCGGGGTAGAAGAATTCTTAAGAAGCGGACTCCAGGAATTGGGGGGCATGGAGGCTTTTGTGAAGCCGGGTCAAAAAGTCTTCCTTAAAGTGAATTTACTTATGAAAAAACGTCCCGAAGAAGCAGTTACCACCCATCCTTCTGTGGTGGAGGCAGTGGTTCGTCTGGTTCAAGAAGCGGGAGGAATTGCCATCATCGGCGATAGCCCCGGGGGACCCTATACAGTAGGTGCTCTTCAGGGCATTTACGCCCGCTGTGGGCTTAAAGAAGTAGCAGAGCGAACAGGAGCAGGGCTTAATTTTGATGTGGGTCAGGAAGTGGTTGCCCATCCTGATGGAAAGCTGGTCAAGAGCCTCACGATTACCAAAAGCGTCTGGGATGCCGATGTGGTCATTTCTTTATCAAAGTTGAAAACCCATGCTATGATGACTTTTACAGGAGCAGTGAAAAACCTCTTCGGAGTCATTCCGGGACTGCTTAAAGCAGAATATCATTTTAAAATGCCGGAGGTCATGCAATTTGCGGATCTTCTCGTGGACATAGCTACTTGGGTTAAACCTGCTGTCAGCATTATGGACGGGATTGTGGGAATGGAGGGAGATGGTCCCTCAGCAGGTCAGCCGCGGGCAGTGGGAGCACTTCTCATAAGTGAGAATCCCTTCGCTTTGGATGTAGCGGCCACCCATTTAATCGGCCTAAAGCCTGAGAACGTCCCCACCATCATGGCTGCCAGGGGGCGGGGCTTTGTCAGTCGCATTGAAGAAGTAAGCTTAGTGGGGGAGCCTCGATCCTTATGGCGTATTCAGAATTTTGCCGTCCCTAAATCTATGTCCGTAAACTTTATCGACCGTGTGCCTCTACCAATGGGAGCAAGGCGATTTATTCTGAATCAGGTTCGCCCTAAGCCTCTTTTTAGCCATGACCAATGTGTGGGATGCGGAGATTGTGTTAAGAATTGCCCGCCTCAGGCATTGAGATTAAACGATAAAAAAAGGCCCGAGATCGATCTCGAGGCCTGTATTCGCTGTTTCTGTTGTCAAGAGCTTTGTCCCCACCAGGCAGTGGAGATTAGTAAGCCGGGATTGGCGCGAAGGCTATTTAAATAA
- a CDS encoding CAP domain-containing protein gives MKKTKKFTIGVSLVVLLTVAAAPVQAALKVSNSYSSNDSNGSVISLRSYMPWVNSITATPSTPGAPSDHSSSGSTQNGSTLVNTTKGYGSVISLKNFKFTAKEAEKPTNSVPAPTQPTQPTPTQPTPTQPAPSQPVPAQPAPTQPTTPSTNGTTTLSTQEQAMINEINKERAAAGLSPLQVDFRLVDVAQVKALDMKTNSYFSHTSPTYGSPFDMLKNAGIQYRSAGENIARNMSVDAAMTAFMNSDGHRKNILNPAYTHIGVGVVSSNSGNYYVQIFAQL, from the coding sequence ATGAAAAAGACCAAAAAATTTACTATTGGCGTATCCTTAGTCGTTTTGTTAACAGTGGCCGCAGCCCCTGTCCAAGCAGCGCTTAAGGTGAGCAATTCTTATTCCTCAAATGACTCTAACGGTTCTGTTATTTCACTTCGTTCCTATATGCCTTGGGTGAACAGCATCACAGCCACACCGAGTACCCCTGGAGCTCCTTCGGATCATAGCTCCAGCGGTTCTACCCAAAATGGTTCTACACTTGTAAACACTACTAAAGGGTATGGCAGCGTTATTTCTTTGAAGAATTTTAAATTTACTGCTAAGGAAGCAGAAAAGCCTACTAATTCAGTCCCTGCGCCGACCCAACCAACCCAACCGACCCCGACTCAACCCACACCAACCCAACCGGCACCAAGCCAACCCGTTCCGGCCCAACCGGCTCCGACCCAACCGACCACCCCTTCCACTAATGGAACCACCACACTCAGTACCCAAGAACAAGCTATGATTAACGAGATCAATAAAGAAAGAGCAGCAGCCGGCCTCTCTCCTTTGCAGGTGGATTTTCGCTTAGTGGACGTAGCCCAGGTGAAAGCCCTGGATATGAAAACCAACAGCTACTTCAGCCACACTTCTCCCACTTATGGTTCTCCCTTTGATATGCTGAAAAATGCAGGTATTCAATACCGCTCCGCAGGAGAAAATATTGCCCGCAATATGTCAGTGGATGCCGCTATGACTGCTTTCATGAACAGTGACGGCCATCGCAAAAACATCTTAAATCCTGCTTATACCCATATCGGAGTAGGTGTGGTCAGCAGCAACTCCGGGAACTACTACGTGCAGATCTTTGCTCAGCTGTAA